A single genomic interval of Pangasianodon hypophthalmus isolate fPanHyp1 chromosome 8, fPanHyp1.pri, whole genome shotgun sequence harbors:
- the rhoab gene encoding rho-related GTP-binding protein RhoA-B, giving the protein MAAIRKKLVIVGDGACGKTCLLIVFSKDQFPEVYVPTVFENYVADIEVDSKQVELALWDTAGQEDYDRLRPLSYPDTDVILMCFSIDSPDSLENIPEKWTPEVKHFCPNVPIILVGNKKDLRNDEHTRRELAKMKQEPVKAEEGRDMANRIGAFGYMECSAKTKDGVREVFEMATRAALQARRGKKNSKCLLL; this is encoded by the exons ATGGCAGCGATTCGTAAGAAGCTGGTGATCGTTGGTGATGGAGCATGCGGTAAAACTTGTTTGCTGATCGTCTTCAGTAAAGACCAATTTCCTGAAGTCTATGTCCCCACCGTATTTGAGAACTATGTAGCAGACATTGAAGTGGATAGCAAACAG gtggagCTCGCTCTTTGGGATACCGCAGGGCAAGAGGACTATGACAGGCTCCGCCCACTTTCCTACCCTGATACTGATGTCATTCTCATGTGCTTCTCTATTGACAGTCCAGACAGTTTAG AAAACATTCCAGAAAAGTGGACACCTGAGGTCAAACACTTCTGCCCAAATGTACCCATCATCCTCGTGGGCAACAAAAAGGATTTACGAAATGATGAGCACACACGCAGAGAGCTGGCCAAGATGAAACAG GAGCCAGTCAAAGCTGAGGAAGGACGGGACATGGCTAATCGGATTGGCGCTTTTGGCTACATGGAATGCTCTGCGAAGACAAAGGATGGTGTGCGGGAGGTGTTTGAAATGGCCACCAGGGCAGCGCTGCAGGCACGCAGGGGCAAAAAGAACAGCAAATGCCTTCTACTCTGA
- the tmem115 gene encoding transmembrane protein 115 — translation MNRYLPVARQHFLTALASTSVVVKCICVTVFVLYLISWLANTQVALAITPGYLFPPNFWIWTLLTHGVVEQHVWDVALNVATVITAGRLLEPLWGALELLVFFVVVTVAAGLLSGLSYVLAYAATFDLSYLFDVHISGAPTFLGAVLVALKQTSGDTTVLRVPQIRLKAAPALVLLTLAILRLAGLLETSAPLVGCSYGALAGWVYLRFYQRHSRGRGDMSDHFAFASFFPEALQPAVGLIASLVHAALVKMKVCRKMVKRYDVGAPSSITISLPGTDPQDAERRRQLALKALNERLKRVEDQSAWPSMEDEEDNDDDEVRTDAPLLPARDPSPPAPSTTQNSTGQESSIISFEDAPTHS, via the exons ATGAACCGATACCTGCCGGTGGCACGGCAGCACTTCCTGACTGCTCTAGCCAGCACAAGTGTGGTGGTGAAATGTATATGTGTCACCGTGTTTGTGCTTTACCTCATCTCGTGGCTGGCGAACACACAAGTGGCTCTCGCAATTACACCCGGATACCTCTTTCCTCCCAACTTCTGGATCTGGACTCTGTTGACACACGGTGTGGTGGAGCAGCACGTGTGGGACGTAGCACTAAATGTGGCCACAGTGATCACTGCAGGGAGACTGCTGGAGCCTCTATGGGGCGCTCTGGAGTTACTTGTCTTCTTTGTGGTGGTGACCGTTGCTGCCGGTTTGCTTTCGGGCCTCTCCTACGTTCTCGCCTACGCTGCCACCTTCGACCTAAGCTACCTGTTTGATGTGCACATCAGCGGCGCGCCCACGTTTCTCGGTGCCGTCCTGGTGGCTCTAAAGCAGACGTCAGGCGACACGACTGTGCTTCGAGTGCCTCAGATTCGTTTGAAGGCAGCCCCAGCACTGGTcctgctaacattagctatctTGCGGCTAGCTGGGCTGCTGGAAACCTCTGCACCGTTAGTGGGATGCAGCTATGGTGCATTAGCAGGGTGGGTATACTTACGCTTCTACCAGAGGCACAGCCGTGGGCGTGGCGACATGTCAGACCACTTTGCCTTCGCCTCCTTCTTCCCAGAGGCACTTCAGCCGGCAGTGGGCCTCATCGCCAGCCTGGTGCATGCTGCCCTTGTCAAGATGAAGGTGTGTCGCAAGATGGTGAAGCGCTACGATGTCGGCGCACCGTCATCCATCACGATCAGCCTGCCTGGCACAGACCCACAGGATGCCGAGAGGAGACG GCAGCTGGCGCTGAAAGCTCTGAATGAGCGGCTAAAGCGAGTGGAGGACCAGTCTGCCTGGCCCAGCATGGAGGACGAGGAAGACAACGACGACGACGAAGTTCGGACAGACGCGCCCCTGCTCCCGGCTCGTGACCCCTCGCCGCCAGCTCCCAGCACTACCCAGAATTCCACAGGGCAAGAGTCGAGCATTATAAGCTTTGAAGACGCCCCCACTCACTcctaa